In the Sediminibacter sp. Hel_I_10 genome, one interval contains:
- a CDS encoding exonuclease domain-containing protein — protein MADKQIYTIIDVETTGQGNKMTEISIFKYDGTQVVDEFTSLVNPNALIPTHITALTGIDNGMVADAPLFEEIADDILRLTENAIFVAHNVNFDYNIIRNEFKAIGIDFRRKKLCTVRLSRSLIPGLPSYSLGKLCNSLSIEILDRHRAKGDAQATVILFERLLNHEDSEVVFTKFLKRDSKEATLPPHLPSAIFNAIPNATGIYYFKNKNGKVIYVGKAKNLKKRVLGHFYDKSDKELDLCRETADIDFELSGTELIALLMEDAAIKHYYPQYNKASKRPTKSFAVFSYQDRGGIWHLAFNNFKSAPNPLITFYNLRDCRLYLEQLCTLFELCPKYCHLQENVQECSHFWIDTCRGICKTEETVERYNERVQLAIDHISSASQNMVIKQNGRHDEEHAFIMVKDGLYQGYGFIDKDIQISHNDALEHHLIKQKDNGDVQRILKKEMIKAMSKDISSMPTVEF, from the coding sequence ATGGCAGATAAACAGATCTACACCATCATTGATGTAGAAACGACAGGACAAGGCAATAAAATGACAGAGATTTCCATCTTTAAGTATGATGGAACCCAAGTTGTTGATGAGTTTACTTCTCTAGTAAATCCCAATGCACTTATCCCAACCCATATCACCGCACTTACTGGTATTGATAATGGTATGGTTGCCGATGCACCCCTATTTGAGGAGATTGCCGATGACATTTTGCGCTTAACAGAAAACGCCATTTTTGTGGCCCATAATGTCAATTTTGACTATAACATCATCCGCAACGAGTTCAAAGCCATTGGTATCGATTTCCGAAGAAAAAAACTATGCACTGTAAGACTTTCGCGCAGTTTAATTCCTGGTCTCCCCTCCTATAGTTTAGGCAAATTGTGCAATAGCTTATCTATAGAAATTTTAGATAGGCACCGGGCAAAAGGTGATGCCCAAGCCACGGTGATTCTATTTGAGCGTTTATTAAATCATGAGGATTCTGAAGTTGTTTTTACAAAATTTCTGAAACGGGATTCAAAAGAAGCGACGCTCCCACCACATTTGCCTAGCGCTATCTTTAATGCCATCCCTAATGCTACTGGGATTTACTATTTCAAAAATAAAAACGGAAAAGTCATTTACGTAGGTAAGGCAAAAAATCTTAAAAAGCGAGTCTTAGGGCATTTTTACGATAAGTCTGACAAGGAACTCGATTTGTGTAGGGAAACCGCAGATATTGATTTTGAATTGTCGGGCACCGAACTTATCGCCTTGCTTATGGAAGATGCTGCCATAAAACACTATTACCCTCAATACAATAAGGCCTCAAAACGACCTACTAAAAGCTTTGCTGTTTTTAGTTATCAAGACCGAGGAGGTATTTGGCACTTGGCTTTTAATAATTTCAAATCGGCTCCAAACCCCTTGATCACCTTTTACAATTTAAGAGACTGCCGTTTGTATTTGGAACAGTTGTGCACTTTGTTTGAGCTTTGCCCAAAATACTGCCACTTGCAAGAAAATGTTCAAGAGTGTTCTCATTTTTGGATTGATACCTGTCGCGGTATTTGCAAAACAGAAGAGACGGTTGAGCGTTATAATGAACGGGTGCAATTGGCCATTGATCATATATCAAGTGCGTCTCAAAACATGGTGATCAAACAGAACGGCAGACACGATGAAGAGCATGCCTTTATTATGGTCAAGGACGGGCTATATCAAGGCTACGGGTTTATTGATAAAGACATCCAAATCTCACATAATGACGCATTAGAACATCATCTCATCAAACAAAAAGATAATGGTGATGTACAGCGCATCTTAAAAAAGGAAATGATTAAAGCGATGAGTAAGGATATTAGTAGTATGCCTACGGTAGAGTTTTGA